The window ATAGAAGATATTCTCTGTATCGTTGTGTCTGAGGAAACAGGGTCAATTTCTTTAGCTCAAAAGGGTATTTTAAATCGGTTTTTAACTAGTACTGCTCTTAAGGAACAATTAGAGGCTAAACTGAGCCAAGGGAATCAAGATGTTAGAGAAAATTGGGGACGTTGGCAAAAAATATGGCAATGGTTAGGAACAAATTTATATTTACAATTTAAGTGGCTAAAATTAAAACGTTGGTTAAAGTTACCCTCCTCAGAAGATAAGAAATAAACATGACTGTTAAGCCAATACTCAAAGAGTTACCACCTGATTTAGATAAGTCTCGTCTTCCCCGTCATGTAGCGGTGATTATGGATGGAAATGGTCGCTGGGCAAAAAATCAGGGAAAACCCCGTATCATGGGTCATCAAAAGGGTGTAGATACTCTCAAAGAGTTACTGCGTTGTTGTAAGGATTGGGGGATACCCGCTTTAACTGTTTATGCTTTTTCTACGGAAAATTGGGGAAGACCTCTAGAAGAGGTAGAATTTTTGATGACTCTGTTTGAGCGGGTTTTACGTCGAGAGTTACAGGAAATGTGCTCAGAAAAAATCAAAATTCGCTTTGTGGGGAATCTGGAAGCTTTACCTATATCTCTACAAAAAGAAATCTCTCGCTCGATGGAGGATACTAAGGATAATCAGGATATTGACTTTACCGTAGCCACTAATTATGGAGGAAGACAGGAAATTTTACAAGCTTGTCGGGCGATCGCTTCATTGGTAGCTGAGGGTAAATTAACTCCTGAAGAAATAACCGAGGAGGTATGGGAGTCACATTTGTACACCGCGGGGTTAACTCATCCCGATTTATTGATTCGCACCAGTGGGGAAATGCGCATCAGTAATTTTTTACTCTGGCAAATGGCTTACGCTGAGATATACGTTACCGACACACTCTGGCCGGATTTTAACCGTCAGGAA of the Gloeocapsa sp. DLM2.Bin57 genome contains:
- the uppS gene encoding di-trans,poly-cis-decaprenylcistransferase, translating into MTVKPILKELPPDLDKSRLPRHVAVIMDGNGRWAKNQGKPRIMGHQKGVDTLKELLRCCKDWGIPALTVYAFSTENWGRPLEEVEFLMTLFERVLRRELQEMCSEKIKIRFVGNLEALPISLQKEISRSMEDTKDNQDIDFTVATNYGGRQEILQACRAIASLVAEGKLTPEEITEEVWESHLYTAGLTHPDLLIRTSGEMRISNFLLWQMAYAEIYVTDTLWPDFNRQEFHKALADYQRRERRFGKV